One Granulicella sp. 5B5 DNA window includes the following coding sequences:
- a CDS encoding tRNA-dihydrouridine synthase → MKKEWDNSAITAARAMPHMARVPAELHIGPVRIAPATVLAPMAGVTDTVFRRFIKNVGMFTNPAEPADVDIETSNETSGCGLIMTEFTSADGLSRMRETKRKRYLTYYEDEHPISAQLFGSNPETLADSARICEDAGFDLVDLNLGCPAKRVVACNGGSGLLRDLPRIREIFEAIRKSVSIPFTVKFRMGWNDTNIVCVELAKMAEDCGLNAVALHARTREQGYAGDARWEWIAAVKDAVSIPVIGNGDIRTPEDAAAMVESTRCDAVMIGRAAPANPWIFRQIAQYTASKQSTGIGAYDKPTDMDRYRMIRDYFERLMAEVAEHPEVLGPADDDLSKRLKRNHESAQRDAIGRMKQFASWFTHGIPGGATLRRDIFEAKRGAQVMDKVEAFFTTRANAPELESTLEPDEELDATPASWG, encoded by the coding sequence ATGAAGAAGGAATGGGACAACTCGGCCATCACTGCCGCGCGCGCCATGCCCCACATGGCCCGCGTTCCGGCGGAACTGCACATCGGTCCCGTCCGCATCGCCCCCGCCACCGTCCTGGCCCCCATGGCCGGCGTCACCGACACCGTCTTCCGCCGCTTCATCAAAAACGTCGGCATGTTCACCAATCCTGCTGAACCTGCCGACGTCGATATCGAAACCAGCAACGAGACCTCCGGCTGCGGCCTCATCATGACGGAGTTTACCTCCGCCGACGGCCTCTCCCGCATGCGCGAGACCAAGCGCAAGCGCTACCTCACCTACTATGAGGACGAGCACCCCATCTCCGCGCAGCTCTTCGGCTCCAACCCCGAAACCCTCGCCGACAGCGCTCGCATCTGCGAGGATGCAGGCTTCGACTTAGTCGACCTCAACCTCGGCTGCCCAGCCAAACGAGTCGTCGCCTGCAACGGCGGCAGCGGCCTGCTCCGCGACCTACCGCGCATCCGTGAGATCTTCGAGGCCATCCGCAAGTCCGTCTCCATCCCCTTCACCGTCAAGTTCCGCATGGGCTGGAACGACACCAATATCGTCTGCGTCGAGCTCGCGAAGATGGCCGAAGACTGCGGCCTCAACGCCGTCGCTCTCCACGCCCGCACCCGCGAGCAGGGCTACGCCGGCGACGCCCGCTGGGAGTGGATCGCCGCCGTCAAAGACGCCGTCTCCATCCCCGTCATCGGCAACGGCGACATCCGCACCCCCGAAGACGCCGCCGCGATGGTCGAATCCACCCGCTGCGACGCCGTCATGATCGGCCGCGCCGCGCCCGCCAATCCGTGGATCTTCCGCCAGATCGCGCAGTACACAGCATCCAAGCAAAGTACGGGCATCGGGGCCTACGACAAGCCCACCGACATGGACCGCTACCGCATGATCCGCGACTACTTCGAGCGCCTCATGGCTGAGGTCGCCGAGCACCCCGAAGTCCTCGGCCCCGCCGACGACGACCTCAGCAAACGCCTCAAGCGTAACCACGAGTCCGCCCAGCGCGACGCCATCGGCCGCATGAAGCAGTTCGCCAGTTGGTTCACCCACGGCATCCCCGGCGGCGCCACCCTGCGCCGCGACATCTTCGAAGCCAAACGCGGCGCGCAGGTCATGGACAAGGTCGAGGCCTTCTTCACCACCCGCGCCAACGCTCCCGAACTCGAATCCACCCTCGAGCCCGACGAAGAACTGGACGCCACCCCAGCCTCCTGGGGTTAA
- the rpmE gene encoding 50S ribosomal protein L31: MPKTGIHPVYEDTTVKCACGTTFQTRSTHKGAIVLEICSACHPFFTGKQKLVDTAGRIDRFRRKFAATDAKKAEIAAKAAK, translated from the coding sequence ATGCCTAAGACAGGGATTCACCCCGTTTACGAAGACACCACCGTCAAGTGCGCCTGCGGCACCACCTTCCAGACGCGCTCCACCCACAAGGGCGCCATCGTCCTCGAAATCTGCTCCGCCTGCCACCCCTTCTTCACCGGCAAGCAGAAGCTCGTCGACACGGCCGGCCGTATCGACCGCTTCCGCCGCAAGTTCGCCGCGACCGACGCCAAGAAGGCCGAGATCGCCGCCAAGGCCGCGAAGTAA
- a CDS encoding ethanolamine ammonia-lyase subunit EutC encodes MQRSGFSPSAYLCTNYQRRHAQNRLTPGEIAKIGGSQPAPYTKPTMADTTPSRLTIPQLATPARLSLGNTSPAISTADHLRFQLDHAQARDAVHTPLDLALLTEGLRDRKLQPVHLRSAAPNRAAYLRRPDLGRTLHPDSIEALHHWTTKDVSSRPEVRSTAAERPASPSQDAISPTNPTPSSILYPLSSIPCSPLILLADGLSALALERHALPLLDATLPLLPTPYSLLPVLTNARVALADPIGELLSADITILLIGERPGLSSPDSLGVYITWAPRPGRTDAERNCISNIRGSVGLSYNEAAHRIAHYLREAARLHTTGITLKDPAPTLQLP; translated from the coding sequence ATGCAGCGCTCTGGATTCTCGCCATCTGCATACCTTTGCACCAACTACCAGCGACGCCATGCTCAAAACCGGCTCACCCCCGGCGAAATAGCAAAGATCGGCGGCAGCCAACCCGCGCCGTACACTAAACCCACCATGGCCGACACCACGCCATCCCGCCTCACCATACCGCAACTCGCAACCCCCGCGCGCCTCTCGCTCGGCAATACCTCGCCCGCCATCTCCACCGCCGACCATCTCCGCTTCCAGCTCGACCACGCCCAGGCCCGCGACGCCGTCCACACCCCACTCGACCTGGCGCTCCTCACCGAAGGCCTCCGTGACCGCAAGCTCCAACCGGTCCACCTCCGCAGCGCCGCCCCCAACCGCGCCGCCTACCTCCGCCGCCCCGACCTCGGCCGCACCCTCCACCCCGACTCCATCGAAGCTCTCCATCACTGGACAACAAAAGATGTGTCATCTCGACCGGAGGTGCGCAGCACCGCAGCGGAGAGACCTGCATCTCCTTCGCAGGATGCCATCTCGCCCACAAATCCCACGCCCTCCTCTATCCTCTATCCTCTGTCCTCTATCCCCTGTTCTCCCCTCATCCTCCTAGCCGACGGCCTCAGCGCCCTCGCCCTCGAACGCCACGCCCTCCCGCTACTCGACGCCACCCTCCCGCTACTCCCCACTCCCTATTCCCTACTCCCTGTCTTGACCAACGCCCGCGTCGCCCTCGCCGACCCCATCGGCGAACTCCTCTCCGCCGACATCACCATCCTCCTCATAGGCGAGCGCCCCGGTCTCAGCTCACCCGACTCCCTCGGCGTCTACATCACCTGGGCCCCGCGCCCCGGCCGCACCGACGCTGAACGCAACTGCATCTCCAACATCCGCGGCTCCGTCGGCCTCAGCTACAACGAAGCCGCCCACCGCATCGCCCACTACCTTCGCGAAGCCGCCCGCCTCCACACCACCGGCATCACCCTCAAAGACCCCGCCCCCACACTACAACTCCCCTAG
- a CDS encoding helix-turn-helix transcriptional regulator produces MHDFLNDSNLPKAFSALHSYSGPYSRHGYKPQTSLHAHTCHAPAVQEGASRNNALPRDIGMRFGARLRELRKARNMTQLRMAVDFGIDRSFISDVERGKKSISLTFLEVIALGLELELSDLLRGL; encoded by the coding sequence ATGCACGATTTTCTGAATGATTCAAATCTGCCGAAAGCATTCAGCGCCCTCCACTCCTACTCCGGGCCCTATTCCAGACACGGCTACAAGCCTCAAACTTCCCTTCATGCGCACACTTGCCATGCGCCCGCGGTTCAGGAGGGAGCTTCCAGGAACAACGCTCTTCCACGCGATATCGGCATGCGCTTCGGTGCCCGCTTGCGCGAGCTGCGAAAGGCGCGCAATATGACGCAACTTCGCATGGCGGTGGATTTTGGGATTGATCGAAGTTTCATCTCCGATGTGGAGCGAGGAAAGAAGTCGATCTCGCTGACATTTCTTGAAGTCATTGCCCTTGGTCTGGAGTTGGAGCTCTCCGATCTTCTTCGCGGACTCTAG
- a CDS encoding ethanolamine ammonia-lyase subunit EutB, translating to MPYSVTLRGTTHTFPDLRTLLAKATPLRSGDQLAGLAADTAESRAIAQMALAEVPLTAFLNDLVVPYELDEVTRLIIDAHNAPAAQQAFAPIATLTVGELRDWLLSDAATPARLTALALGLTPEIVAAVSKLMRVQDLIYVASKCHVTTRFRTTIGLPGRLSTRLQPNHPTDDPTGIAASILDGFLLGSGDAVIGINPVSDSPQSVTTLLRLIDHIRQRYSIPTQSCVLAHITTQMQAIEAGAATNNPCPLDLLFQSIAGTESANKSFGINLALLQEAHQMALSLNRNSVPNLTTDVSSRPERSAVERPASPESPQTSTPALFYFETGQGSALSANAHHNVDQQTLEARAYAVARAFNPLLVNTVVGFIGPEYLYDGKQILRAGLEDHLCGKLLGLPMGCDICYTNHAEADSDDMDTLLTCLATAGVTYIMGVPGADDIMLNYQSTSFHDALYLRRLLGLKPAPEFEAWLTTDHHAELHRLTNPLLLLP from the coding sequence ATGCCGTACTCCGTCACTTTGCGCGGCACAACCCATACCTTCCCCGACCTCCGCACACTCCTCGCGAAGGCCACCCCGCTGCGCTCCGGAGACCAGCTCGCGGGCCTCGCCGCCGACACCGCCGAGTCCCGCGCCATCGCCCAGATGGCCCTCGCCGAAGTCCCACTCACCGCCTTCCTCAACGACCTCGTCGTCCCCTACGAACTCGACGAAGTCACCCGCTTAATCATCGACGCCCACAACGCCCCCGCAGCACAGCAAGCCTTCGCCCCCATCGCCACCCTCACCGTCGGCGAGCTCCGCGACTGGCTTCTCTCCGACGCCGCCACACCCGCCCGTCTCACCGCACTCGCCCTCGGCCTCACCCCAGAGATCGTTGCCGCCGTCTCCAAGCTCATGCGCGTGCAGGACCTCATCTACGTCGCCAGCAAGTGCCACGTCACCACCCGCTTCCGCACCACCATAGGCCTCCCCGGCCGCCTCTCCACGCGCCTCCAACCCAACCACCCAACGGATGACCCCACCGGCATCGCAGCCAGCATCCTCGACGGTTTCCTCCTCGGCTCCGGCGACGCCGTCATCGGCATCAACCCCGTCTCCGACTCCCCGCAATCCGTCACCACGCTCCTCCGCCTCATCGACCACATCCGCCAGCGCTACTCCATCCCCACGCAATCCTGCGTCCTCGCCCACATCACCACCCAGATGCAGGCCATCGAAGCCGGAGCAGCCACCAACAACCCTTGCCCTCTGGACCTCCTCTTCCAATCCATCGCCGGCACCGAATCCGCCAACAAAAGCTTCGGCATCAACCTGGCCCTCCTCCAAGAAGCCCACCAGATGGCTCTCTCCCTCAACCGCAACTCAGTCCCCAATCTCACCACAGATGTGTCATCTCGACCGGAGCGCAGCGCAGTGGAGAGACCTGCTTCACCGGAATCACCACAAACGTCTACCCCTGCTCTCTTCTACTTCGAAACCGGCCAGGGCAGCGCCCTCTCCGCCAACGCCCACCACAACGTCGACCAGCAAACATTAGAAGCCCGAGCCTACGCCGTAGCCCGCGCCTTCAATCCACTCCTCGTCAACACCGTCGTCGGCTTCATCGGCCCCGAATACCTCTACGACGGCAAGCAGATCCTCCGTGCCGGCCTCGAAGACCACCTCTGCGGCAAGCTCCTCGGCCTCCCCATGGGCTGCGACATCTGCTACACCAACCACGCCGAAGCCGACTCCGACGACATGGACACGCTCCTCACCTGCCTCGCCACCGCAGGCGTCACCTACATCATGGGCGTCCCCGGCGCCGACGACATCATGCTCAACTACCAGTCCACCAGCTTCCACGACGCCCTCTACCTCCGCCGCCTGCTGGGACTCAAACCCGCCCCAGAGTTCGAAGCCTGGCTCACCACCGATCATCACGCCGAGCTCCACCGCCTCACCAACCCGCTCCTGCTTCTGCCCTGA
- a CDS encoding DUF1330 domain-containing protein, with protein MKGYAIFTREKTLDPAEMALYMQKVAATFDGHEVKLLARYGKHEDIEGAPTEGTVIVEFPSVAAAKAWYDSPNYVEVRKHRFAGAIYHAIILEGV; from the coding sequence ATGAAGGGATACGCAATCTTCACCCGGGAGAAAACTCTCGACCCCGCCGAAATGGCTCTCTACATGCAAAAAGTAGCCGCCACCTTCGACGGTCACGAAGTCAAGCTTCTAGCCCGTTACGGCAAACACGAAGACATCGAAGGCGCCCCCACCGAAGGCACCGTCATCGTCGAGTTCCCCTCCGTCGCAGCCGCCAAAGCTTGGTACGACAGCCCCAACTACGTCGAGGTCCGCAAGCACCGCTTCGCCGGCGCCATCTACCACGCCATCATCCTCGAAGGCGTCTAG
- a CDS encoding ATP-binding protein: MAEVCAICEGSGMRVVERADGVRVAQRCVCQQERRVERMIGAARIPQRYIHCTLESFDVLPSADRTLQAAVMQARSFVRAYPVETDGKGLLLTGSIGVGKTHLAVGILQALIVERGAKGLFYDYRDLLKEVQNSYDRKVEQSEREVLAPVFEAEVLVLDEVGAAKPTDWVWDTVAHILNTRYNDRRTTILTTNYANQAPLGGTTEGRSAKSVMREETLGDRITERMRSRLQEMCVVVEMQGEDFRQKVKRARFG, encoded by the coding sequence ATGGCTGAAGTTTGTGCAATCTGCGAAGGCAGCGGGATGCGCGTGGTGGAGCGCGCGGATGGGGTGCGCGTGGCGCAGCGGTGCGTGTGCCAGCAGGAGCGGCGCGTGGAGCGGATGATTGGAGCGGCGCGGATTCCGCAGCGGTACATTCACTGCACGCTGGAGAGCTTCGATGTGCTGCCGAGTGCCGACCGCACGCTGCAGGCGGCGGTGATGCAGGCGCGGAGTTTTGTGCGGGCGTATCCGGTGGAGACTGATGGCAAGGGGCTGCTGCTGACGGGGTCGATTGGCGTGGGCAAGACGCACCTGGCGGTGGGGATTCTGCAGGCCCTGATTGTGGAGCGTGGGGCGAAGGGTTTGTTTTATGACTATCGCGACCTGCTGAAGGAGGTGCAGAACAGCTACGACAGGAAGGTGGAGCAGAGCGAGCGCGAGGTGCTGGCTCCGGTATTTGAGGCCGAGGTGCTGGTGCTGGATGAGGTGGGAGCGGCGAAGCCGACGGACTGGGTTTGGGACACGGTCGCGCATATTTTGAATACTCGGTACAACGACCGGCGGACGACGATTTTGACGACGAACTATGCGAACCAGGCTCCGCTGGGTGGGACGACGGAGGGGCGCAGTGCGAAGTCAGTGATGCGAGAGGAGACGCTGGGGGACCGCATCACTGAGCGGATGCGGAGCCGGTTGCAGGAGATGTGTGTGGTGGTGGAGATGCAGGGGGAGGATTTTCGGCAGAAGGTGAAGCGGGCGCGGTTTGGGTGA
- a CDS encoding DUF2393 family protein codes for MSATPTPPTQPGMFSEPTPEKSFPTTAVAIAAVAVAILVAVLVLMSRRPAGPPPNVPQAVSAYADSLGVTNVQMSQSTSLSGGTSTYIDGHITNKGNKTITGVTVQVFFANDVGNPPQIMTVPLMLIRTREPYVDTEAVSAAPIPPGGGADFRLIFENIGDNWNQQLPVMHAVQVATK; via the coding sequence ATGAGCGCTACGCCAACGCCGCCGACACAGCCGGGGATGTTCTCCGAGCCGACGCCTGAGAAGAGCTTTCCGACGACCGCGGTGGCGATTGCCGCTGTGGCTGTGGCGATTCTTGTGGCGGTGCTGGTGCTGATGAGCCGCAGGCCGGCGGGGCCTCCGCCGAATGTGCCGCAGGCGGTGTCGGCCTATGCGGACAGTCTGGGTGTGACGAACGTGCAGATGAGCCAGTCGACGAGCTTGTCGGGTGGGACATCGACGTACATTGATGGGCACATTACGAACAAGGGCAACAAGACGATCACCGGGGTGACGGTGCAGGTGTTCTTTGCGAATGATGTGGGGAACCCGCCGCAGATCATGACGGTCCCGCTGATGCTGATAAGGACGCGGGAGCCTTATGTGGACACCGAAGCGGTGAGCGCAGCACCGATCCCGCCGGGGGGTGGGGCGGACTTCCGGCTGATCTTCGAGAACATCGGAGACAACTGGAACCAGCAACTGCCGGTGATGCACGCTGTTCAAGTGGCTACGAAGTAA
- the kdsA gene encoding 3-deoxy-8-phosphooctulonate synthase, whose protein sequence is MHPNHFTLGNVTPGDGRLFLIAGPCVLESEPHARFLADSIQRIAADLGIPYIFKASYDKANRTSIHSFRGPGLAEGCRILRAIGESNKVPVLTDIHTPEQATQASDALGPVDAMLQIPAFLCRQTDLLIAAAHTGRAINVKKGQFVAPWDMKHAVEKLNDSGNTRVSLTERGASFGYNNLVVDMRSLPQMRALAPVIFDGTHSVQTPSGAGGKSGGQPEFIPTLTKAAVAAGIDGLFLEVHDNPTEAKSDGANALRLDLLKPLLETLLAIHAATTR, encoded by the coding sequence ATGCACCCGAACCACTTCACCCTCGGCAACGTCACTCCCGGCGACGGCCGCCTCTTCCTCATCGCCGGCCCCTGTGTACTCGAGTCCGAACCGCACGCCCGCTTCCTCGCTGACTCCATCCAGCGCATCGCCGCCGACCTCGGAATCCCTTACATCTTCAAGGCCAGCTACGACAAGGCCAACCGCACCTCCATCCACAGCTTCCGAGGTCCCGGCCTCGCCGAAGGCTGCCGCATCCTCCGCGCCATCGGCGAAAGCAACAAAGTCCCTGTGCTGACCGACATCCACACCCCCGAACAGGCCACCCAGGCCTCCGACGCCCTCGGCCCCGTCGACGCCATGCTCCAGATTCCCGCCTTCCTCTGCCGCCAGACCGACCTCCTCATCGCCGCCGCCCATACCGGCCGCGCCATCAACGTCAAAAAAGGTCAGTTCGTCGCCCCCTGGGACATGAAGCACGCGGTAGAAAAACTCAATGACTCCGGCAACACCCGCGTCTCACTCACCGAGCGCGGCGCCAGCTTTGGCTACAACAACCTCGTCGTCGACATGCGCTCCCTGCCCCAGATGCGCGCCCTCGCCCCCGTCATCTTCGACGGCACCCACTCCGTCCAGACCCCCTCCGGAGCGGGCGGAAAATCCGGCGGCCAGCCCGAGTTCATCCCCACCCTCACCAAAGCCGCCGTCGCCGCCGGTATCGACGGCCTCTTCCTTGAGGTCCACGACAACCCCACCGAGGCCAAGTCCGACGGCGCCAATGCCCTCCGCCTCGACCTCCTCAAACCCCTCCTCGAAACTCTCCTCGCCATCCACGCAGCAACAACCAGATGA
- a CDS encoding beta-propeller fold lactonase family protein, with protein sequence MKFNTMVRTGVAAVTSLAAALGISACARDYTAAYVYSISSTSGAISAYGVDYQSGVITQIQGSPFSTQLTNPATIVSTPNGKYVYAVSGNQQAVVEPFSVGTDGKLYGEATVNLTGTYPLAATIDSTSTWLFVTYQYQTQYGPNAPGPGGMSIFKINSDGTLGTPTNVNLGVDPIGVTVSAPVCTTSPIIPGNLTSACSSGQGANVYVYAVDQETSATPAIIGFSFNDSTGAVSFLPGSTCSTTNPTVCTGIRAGVQPSAIVSEPTGRYVYVTDALQNEIFSYQIAGPTTANPGQLSSTVQGFVSTGLYPISMVVDPRGKYLYAANYNSATVSSYSISLSDGSLGGTASVGNFATQTGPTCITIEPALGIYLYTSDKLAGDISGGQLNANTGQLSAVPTQFFPTGSLPSCLTSVPNGPRANQLVYP encoded by the coding sequence ATGAAGTTCAACACGATGGTCCGCACTGGAGTGGCCGCAGTTACCTCCCTCGCTGCAGCACTGGGCATCTCCGCCTGCGCTCGCGACTACACTGCGGCATATGTCTACTCGATCTCCTCCACCAGCGGCGCAATCTCTGCCTACGGCGTCGACTACCAGAGCGGTGTCATCACCCAGATTCAGGGCTCGCCCTTCTCCACCCAGCTCACCAACCCGGCCACTATCGTCTCCACCCCCAACGGCAAGTACGTCTACGCCGTCAGCGGCAACCAGCAAGCGGTGGTTGAGCCCTTCTCCGTCGGCACCGACGGCAAGCTCTACGGCGAAGCCACCGTCAATCTCACTGGCACCTATCCCCTCGCCGCGACCATTGACTCCACCAGCACCTGGCTCTTCGTCACCTACCAGTACCAGACCCAGTACGGCCCTAACGCGCCCGGGCCCGGCGGCATGAGCATCTTCAAGATCAACTCCGACGGCACCCTCGGCACGCCAACCAACGTCAATCTCGGCGTTGACCCCATCGGCGTCACCGTCTCGGCCCCCGTCTGCACCACCTCGCCGATCATCCCTGGCAACCTCACCTCGGCCTGCTCCAGCGGCCAGGGCGCAAACGTCTACGTCTACGCCGTCGATCAGGAGACCTCAGCGACTCCGGCCATCATCGGCTTTTCGTTCAACGACTCCACAGGCGCCGTCAGCTTCTTGCCAGGCAGCACCTGCTCCACCACCAACCCGACCGTCTGCACCGGCATCCGCGCCGGGGTTCAGCCCAGCGCCATCGTCTCCGAGCCCACTGGCCGCTACGTCTACGTCACCGACGCTCTGCAGAACGAGATCTTCAGCTACCAGATCGCAGGCCCCACCACCGCCAACCCCGGTCAGTTGAGCTCGACTGTTCAGGGATTCGTCTCCACCGGCCTCTACCCCATCTCCATGGTCGTTGACCCCCGCGGCAAGTATCTCTACGCGGCCAACTACAACAGCGCCACGGTCAGCTCCTACTCCATCAGCCTCTCCGACGGCTCCCTCGGCGGCACCGCCTCGGTCGGCAACTTCGCCACCCAGACCGGACCCACCTGCATCACCATCGAACCGGCCCTGGGCATCTATCTCTACACCTCTGACAAGCTCGCTGGAGACATCTCCGGCGGCCAACTCAACGCCAACACAGGTCAGCTCTCTGCGGTACCGACCCAGTTCTTCCCGACTGGCTCACTCCCCAGCTGCCTCACCTCCGTCCCCAACGGTCCCCGAGCAAACCAGCTCGTCTACCCATAG
- a CDS encoding beta-propeller fold lactonase family protein, producing the protein MKLSLFGRLAMALFASLALGLGMTACEGGTIGYMWVLGQQYNQIAGFKIDDYSGNLTNVQGSPFSSNGAMPVSLVIKPGGRFVYVINQGTGGSANGAGAGQNIAVYSVGGDGVLTFQQSYQSLGYISQWAQFDSTGTYLYVLDEYAPSCGGTGTSGNTCLFNGPNTDGNGAITVFSSDSTTGRLSLVTNAQTQINGVNTPFWEVGPNPFMMKTLAGCLFTANKGNQSISPYTIGSGGQLSFTTTQTFFTGTGNMTSINGSGSLLYLTDANSNTINGYTVGSSCALATVNGGNTANITGTSNPTYTYIDSTNKYLYVLNQSSTSTTTTTPYSSISAFTINTTNNELQPISGAPYPVGSGPVCMAEDPTNQYFYISNHNDGTITGKFFNPATGQFSTLSRGSTFNAVGELSCLAISGTIY; encoded by the coding sequence ATGAAGTTGAGTTTGTTTGGCCGTTTGGCGATGGCCTTGTTCGCATCGTTGGCACTTGGGTTGGGTATGACGGCCTGTGAGGGCGGCACCATTGGTTACATGTGGGTGCTAGGGCAGCAGTACAACCAGATCGCCGGTTTCAAGATCGACGATTACTCCGGCAACCTCACCAACGTGCAGGGTTCCCCGTTCTCCTCGAATGGTGCCATGCCCGTGTCCCTCGTCATCAAGCCCGGTGGACGTTTCGTCTACGTCATCAACCAGGGTACCGGCGGCAGCGCTAACGGTGCCGGTGCCGGCCAGAACATCGCGGTCTACTCCGTCGGCGGCGATGGCGTTCTCACCTTCCAGCAGAGCTACCAGTCCCTCGGCTATATCTCGCAGTGGGCACAGTTCGACTCCACCGGCACCTACCTCTACGTGCTCGACGAGTACGCACCCAGCTGCGGTGGCACCGGCACCAGCGGCAATACCTGCCTCTTCAACGGCCCGAACACTGACGGCAACGGCGCCATCACAGTGTTCTCCTCGGACTCCACCACCGGCCGTCTCTCTCTGGTCACCAACGCCCAGACCCAGATCAATGGCGTCAACACGCCCTTCTGGGAGGTTGGCCCCAATCCCTTCATGATGAAGACCCTCGCCGGCTGCCTCTTCACAGCGAACAAGGGCAACCAGTCCATCTCGCCGTACACCATCGGTTCGGGCGGTCAACTCAGCTTCACCACCACTCAGACCTTCTTCACCGGCACCGGCAACATGACCTCCATCAACGGCTCCGGCAGCCTACTCTACCTCACCGACGCGAACTCCAACACCATCAACGGCTACACCGTCGGTTCCAGCTGCGCTCTGGCTACGGTCAACGGAGGCAACACCGCCAACATCACAGGCACCTCCAACCCGACCTATACCTACATCGACAGCACCAACAAATATCTCTATGTACTGAACCAGTCCTCTACAAGCACCACCACGACGACTCCGTACAGCAGCATCTCCGCTTTCACCATCAACACCACCAACAACGAGCTGCAGCCCATCTCCGGTGCTCCTTACCCGGTTGGTTCGGGCCCGGTCTGCATGGCGGAGGACCCCACCAACCAGTACTTCTACATCTCGAACCATAACGATGGCACCATCACAGGAAAGTTCTTCAACCCCGCCACCGGCCAGTTCAGTACGCTCAGCCGAGGCTCCACCTTCAACGCGGTGGGTGAACTCTCCTGTCTCGCCATCAGCGGTACCATCTACTAG